A single region of the Gossypium arboreum isolate Shixiya-1 chromosome 12, ASM2569848v2, whole genome shotgun sequence genome encodes:
- the LOC108479483 gene encoding protein NLP2 — MEGGGGGFSPNSTTFGNLSDAAMDLDFMDQLLVEGCWLETSDGFNFMQPTPSTSTPSPHCFPVSGSNTFPFTINPHQMHQGETDMQFAPSQTDNLSKTRSQNWGGVGNASSLSQTGSFIVEGTEMGSRWWIGPKAESGSSLSVKERLMQAIGYLKESTKDRDVLIQIWVPVTREGKHVLTTEGQPYSVNTNSKSLKIFRDVSKSYNFPAEEDSNKSVGLPGRVFLGKLPEWTPDVRFFRSEEYPRVSFALKYNVGGSLALPVFERASGTCLGVVEVVTTAQKINYHPELEYVCKALEAVDLRTSHNFSPPNVEVKEWYLKTIACNELYQAALPEIAEVLRSVCKIYKLPLALTWAPCLSQGKSGCRHSDENYYNCVSTVDAACFVADDKFLGFLEACSEHHLFKGQGIVGRAFTTDKQCFATDITAFSKTNYPLSHHARMFKLRGALAIPLQSIFTGLVEFVLELFFPKDCHESEAQQQMLNSLSSFMQQACQSLHVVMDKELEEEVILPVKEAVVASDGISDKEEIKFKLSSPNENSPEESSWIAHMMEAQQKGKGVYVSWEYQKEEPKEEFKMTTSWEETRQELFNKQVLSDFGLLHQNAGSIGSLEGGGGDSSSSGGRHILARKKAGKKRRTKMEKTISLQVLRQYFAGSLKDAAKSIGVCPTTLKRICRQHGITRWPSRKIKKVGHSLRKLQLVIDSVQGAEGAIQIGSFYSSFPELSSPNFSGKVPSSSKISNQSKPSEPQIQSGVLSQGAAAAAPKSPSSSCSQSSGSSTCCSTGAKQRSTSISALCSTDGLTVENPEGALKRALSDADLQALNQEEPKLLARSQSHKTFGELPSFETKPPLPKSGGHKLRTAGAIKVKVMYREDKVRLSLQPSWGFKDLQQEIGRRFNIEDVSRIDLKYLDDDEEWVLLTCDADLEECIDIYKSSQSKTIKISLEQASHPNLGSSFGSSAP; from the exons ATGGAAGGTGGTGGTGGTGGATTTTCACCTAATTCTACTACCTTCGGGAACTTGTCTGATGCTGCCATGGACTTGGATTTTATGGATCAACTCTTGGTTGAAGGATGCTGGTTAGAGACTAGCGATGGCTTCAACTTTATGCAACCTACTCCTTCAACATCTACCCCTTCTCCTCACTGCTTCCCTGTATCCGGCTCTAATACTTTTCCTTTTACCATAAACCCTCATCAAATGCATCAAGGAGAGACAGATATGCAATTTGCTCCCTCTCAAACCGACAACCTTTCTAAAACACGGTCACAAAATTGGGGTGGTGTTGGAAATGCTTCATCTTTATCCCAAACTGGAAGCTTTATAGTTGAAGGCACTGAGATGGGCAGTAGATGGTGGATAGGGCCTAAAGCGGAATCCGGTTCTTCTTTATCTGTGAAAGAGAGACTAATGCAGGCTATAGGATATTTGAAGGAATCTACAAAAGATAGGGATGTTCTTATCCAAATCTGGGTGCCTGTTACAAGAGAAGGTAAGCATGTTCTTACTACTGAAGGCCAGCCTTATTCTGTTAACACAAATAGCAAGTCTCTCAAAATCTTTAGAGATGTCTCCAAGTCCTATAACTTCCCTGCTGAGGAGGATTCAAATAAATCGGTTGGGTTGCCTGGCCGTGTCTTTTTGGGGAAGTTGCCTGAGTGGACACCTGATGTTCGTTTCTTCAGAAGCGAAGAATATCCGCGTGTTAGTTTTGCACTAAAGTACAATGTTGGTGGATCTCTAGCTCTTCCTGTTTTTGAACGAGCCAGTGGAACTTGCTTGGGTGTTGTTGAGGTTGTCACAACTGCTCAAAAGATCAATTATCACCCAGAACTGGAATACGTCTGCAAAGCTCTCGAG GCTGTTGATCTAAGGACCTCACATAACTTCAGTCCTCCTAATGTTGAGGTAAAAGAATGGTATCTTAAAACTATA GCTTGCAATGAGTTGTATCAAGCTGCATTGCCTGAGATAGCTGAGGTTCTAAGATCTGTCTGCAAGATATATAAGCTGCCTTTGGCTCTGACATGGGCCCCATGCCTCAGTCAAGGTAAAAGTGGATGCCGACATTCAGATGAGAACTATTATAATTGTGTTTCCACCGTGGATGCTGCTTGCTTCGTGGCTGATGACAAATTTTTGGGCTTCCTTGAGGCATGCTCTGAGCACCACCTGTTCAAAGGCCAAGGAATAGTTGGTAGAGCATTCACAACAGACAAACAATGTTTTGCAACTGATATAACTGCCTTCAGTAAGACAAATTATCCTCTCTCTCACCATGCTAGGATGTTCAAACTGCGTGGCGCATTAGCTATTCCACTACAAAGCATTTTTACTGGATTGGTTGAATTCGTTTTGGAGTTATTCTTCCCAAAAGATTGCCATGAAAGCGAAGCACAGCAGCAGATGCTGAACTCATTGTCCAGTTTTATGCAACAGGCATGCCAGAGCTTGCATGTTGTTATGGACAAGGAGCTTGAAGAAGAAGTGATACTGCCCGTTAAGGAAGCGGTAGTTGCTTCTGATGGGATATCAGACAAAGAAGAAATTAAATTTAAGCTTTCTTCTCCAAACGAGAACTCCCCAGAGGAGTCATCATGGATTGCCCACATGATGGAGGCCCAACAGAAGGGGAAAGGTGTTTATGTCTCCTGGGAATATCAAAAAGAAGAACCAAAAGAAGAGTTCAAGATGACAACCAGTTGGGAAGAAACTCGGCAAGAGTTATTTAATAAGCAGGTACTTTCAGATTTTGGGCTGCTTCATCAAAATGCTGGAAGCATAGGTAGTCTTGAGGGAGGAGGTGGTGACTCCTCCTCATCTGGCGGACGTCACATTTTAGCACGTAAAAAAGCAGGTAAGAAGAGACGAACCAAGATGGAGAAGACAATCAGCTTGCAGGTTCTTAGGCAGTACTTTGCAGGGAGTCTTAAAGATGCTGCTAAAAGTATTGGTG TGTGCCCCACTACTCTGAAAAGGATATGCAGGCAACACGGGATCACTCGATGGCCTTCTCGAAAAATTAAGAAGGTAGGCCACTCTTTAAGAAAACTTCAACTTGTGATTGACTCGGTCCAAGGTGCTGAGGGTGCCATTCAAATTGGATCCTTCTACTCAAGCTTCCCCGAACTGAGCTCACCAAACTTTTCTGGCAAGGTTCCTTCATCATCCAAGATAAGTAACCAGTCAAAGCCATCAGAACCTCAAATTCAGAGCGGCGTGCTCAGCCAAGGAGCTGCTGCTGCTGCTCCAAAGTCTCCATCTTCTTCATGTAGCCAGAGTTCTGGTTCAAGTACCTGTTGTTCCACTGGAGCAAAACAGCGTAGTACCAGTATAAGCGCATTGTGTAGTACAGACGGGTTGACAGTGGAGAACCCCGAAGGAGCACTAAAGAGAGCTCTCAGTGATGCTGATTTGCAAGCCTTGAATCAAGAGGAGCCAAAGCTTCTTGCAAGATCCCAAAGCCATAAAACATTTGGTGAGCTACCTAGTTTTGAGACTAAACCTCCCTTGCCAAAAAGTGGTGGCCACAAATTACGAACCGCGGGTGCCATAAAAGTAAAAGTTATGTATAGAGAAGATAAGGTACGGTTGAGTTTGCAACCAAGCTGGGGTTTCAAAGACCTGCAACAAGAGATTGGTAGGCGTTTCAACATCGAAGATGTCAGCAGAATTGATCTCAAATACTTGGACGATGACGAGGAGTGGGTTCTTTTGACATGTGATGCTGACCTTGAGGAATGCATTGATATATATAAATCATCCCAAAGCAAAACAATTAAAATCTCCCTTGAACAAGCTTCTCATCCGAATCTAGGAAGTTCATTTGGTAGCAGTGCCCCATAA
- the LOC108479484 gene encoding cytochrome b-c1 complex subunit 6-1, mitochondrial-like produces MADEEPVDQKKYLEEGCKPKCVKQLRAYEACVKRIEGDESGHKHCTGQYFDYWACIDKCVAQTLFSKLK; encoded by the exons AT GGCGGATGAGGAACCTGTTGATCAAAAGAAGTATCTTGAAGAGGGTTGCAAGCCTAAATGTGTGAAACAACTTCGTGCTTATGAG GCATGTGTTAAAAGAATCGAAGGTGACGAAAGTGGCCACAAGCATTGCACTGGTCAATATTTTGATTATTGGGCTTGTATTGATAAATGT GTTGCACAAACTCTATTCTCAAAATTGAAATAA